The nucleotide sequence CTCTACAACACATATCACCTAATTAAGCAACTCAaacttttcaaattatttatttattttttataaattaaacttcTTCCATTACGTCTactatatatatcttcaaattAAATGGCAtctatcaatttatttttttataagactaaattattttaattatacatcacgtatcttatatttaataaactttcaaaaatatttaacatagaacaatttttttttttttaataaagaagcCAAAACAACTTCCTCATATGTTTTCATCTTGTCGAGAAGCCATTCTGATCGACTATCTTCTTTTTATAGAAATCGACAAACTTTTATCCTATATATTAACgagttattttaactttttttcttataaaagtcAACAATTTTTTAACTTATCTAGAAATcgttaattctaatttcttcttcttttttttataaaaatcgaCAAACTTTGATCTTGTCGATCGAGAAACCATTCCAACTTCTTTTTTTATAGAAGCTGGCAAGCTATTATTCTGTCGGGacaaaatttgttatttttttaaataatgaaaaatatatatcatgaaattaaaaaaaattatcgaaATAATGATTATGACTCACTCtatcaaattattttctttcaacagATAAACATAAACGAGTCACAGTAAAATAAAGTACTCAAATATTAATCAGTTTTTATAACAAGAAGAGAAGACAGAAAGTGCTTGCAAACGGGGAGAGAGAGACGGGTGGAGGCTTTAATGTGACAAAATGGTGTTATTTGGTAGAAGTTGGGagtcaagagagagagagagagagataagttTCAGTTTTGAAACGGCGGAGGAGAGAGAACGGTTGTACATTGAATGTGAAAGCTGAAACGGCTGCATGGCCATGCAACATTGACACCACCTTTAATTGCCAACTCAACACCTTTTTTCACAGAACCCGCCGTGggcgccgccgccgccgccgcctcagCTGCGGTCAAACACGTAAATCCAGCAGCCAGATCTCTATCACTGCCAACCTGCTACTGCATGGAATGGAAGTAAATACAGGCATATATATCCTATATATCCACGGGCTCAGGAGAGGCAAAAGATCGTGGCAGATGTAGGGAGGGATACAGAAGCATTGAATCTAATATATATGGTAATATTAAAAATTGCTTCAATGCTTTTCTGCTAATCAACAttccattaatatatattataaaataatattagttataataaatttatgggTTGATGAGTTAGGTTAGTTTGGGTTAAAACTTCTATTATTACTGTCCAACCACCCCAAAtcaaagttttttaaaaatgtctGAACCAATCCAacccaaattaaaatataacaacCAAACCAACTCAATAATTTACCTTAAATTACCCCCACTTATTtgaattagtttaaattttgaacAACACTAGCTAGTCGTTTCTAGTAATTAAGTGGATATAATTTAAACTAAACAATCTATATAtcaatgtataatatatatatatatatgtgttatgtCTATTTCTTGTACCACTCCATATGGGTCAGActcggcccaatcacccaaatTCGAGAAGGCCCAGACGACCTCGCCAAAGAAAACCCAGCCACCATCGGGATCCGAAACTCATAAAGTGAGCACCTAGCGAGCTCCCGAGAAGCTCTCATTGATCGACTAATGAGCTCCCGGCAATGTCTTTCAGTTCGCTGAACCACCCAAGTTGTTAGCCCAAAACCCCCAGCTCGCACAAGTAGCAAAGCTGCtaagaagtcagaggtagggtccagTTACTTTACCTGTAACAGTCCATACTTCTCGTAATGGGGATCCtactcccgattttatgtaaacaATAAGGGCAATTTGTCCCCTGTAATCattgtatttctatatgttatctaatTTGTAAAAGCCCATCAATATAAATCATAGATATCATGAGGGGTAGGggtgagagaataatcagataccgccatgagaaaataatgagaagACGGTCATGGAGCAGACATCGTtctagccgaaccacgtaaaaatcctGATGTCGATTCATGTCCgagatatttgtttttcttcttcttgacacTTTGAACTTATTCGCTGCGACCCAAAAATGAATCGGGGTCGGTTGAAATTGAACgtcaacaatatatatatatatatatatataaaccttaACTTAGAgtatttaattcaaattaaattacattggatattatttatattattaaatatattaaattacatCTATCTATCTGCCCATGTTAATATACAAATGCTTAACCAAACGCATTTAATTCATATTAAATCACACTAAATTTTGATTActttaaattacattaaaattagTATTAAATGTAATAAATCACATTGAAATAATTTCAGTTAGTGTTTctcatttttccattttcactattacaaaaaataaataaatttgtagagcataaacaaatttgaaggaatttgaagaaataaaagagaaattacaTCGTGactattgaatatatatatatatacattgaaataattaaaatattttttttatatttttttccactttaatttgttattgaaatgacatatttaaaggaatttgtaaaattttatcaattgtaaaattatttaaaagactttaaattattaaataaaataataaactaataacaaacaaaactataataaataaaatataaatcaaaattcatttcaGTTTTACCACTAAGTTAGATTAAAATTGTTCATTTTAATGTTTCttccaatttttattttggctaataaaagaaattttataattagatGACATTAATGTTATTAAATTACATTGACATAATCCAAAtaaatgtttcttttttatttttgttttctgaaATGAATTTGCAGGGTCTTAACAAATTTAAAggaatttgtaatattttaaaattttaaagattatttaaatgaataaataaaatggacCTTAAAAAATGTTTATACCATCTTTATAGATTTTAATATTGTTTAAATGTGTTTGAAATCACATTGATTCATATTATTATCTccaataattatattaaaatctttaaaattaAGTCATTTATATTTTCCCATTTCCATTATCTAAAGAAATTGTTGTATTAAAGAAATGCGAAACAAATTGTAAACTTTTATGAATgtaaatatattcattttactgaaaaaataatttatattttatgagtcTTTAGATCAAATAATTGTTTTTCCTGTGAAGATTgccataaatataaaataacacacCCAATACCTAttactattttaaaattcaacataatttaaaaaaaaaattatttattgacAATAaggtttttaattatatttagaaatgaaaaaaaatataattttatataaaaatattttaaatatttaaacatgcacattgttctatttcatttacTCATATATAAAGGTTTTACTGTACTTAACacactttaattttattatttaaatatttttattattgttgaaaataaaatgcattaaatgtattttaagaGACATTTATTAGCAAAACCCTATAATTCAactgaaatatttaatttacgtTAAATTACTTTAAATAAGACACAACTTCTAAATCACATTAAATTATAGTACAattgtttaaattaataaaactctaaactctaataataataataataataataataataataataataataataataataataataataataataataataaatgtgaactaaaattcattttagttttatcattataattatttagatgagtactctttttattttttatttccattattaaaagaaaattttcattatatGAAATTAAAGCTATATGTTAAATTacattaaactaatttaaataagtGTTATTTTCCTTTGCTATTTCCTTCTTGAGAGGAGTTTGTATGACTTTTAGCAGATTTAAAGGAATTTGTAAAgctttataaatttaaaaaccatttaataattttaaatgattaaataaaatggggtttgaaaaaattatttttgtggatTTTAATATTGttcaaatgaatttaaattCACATTATTAgaacatataaattttattaagatcaataacattaattttgcttctattttctcattttcattaatattcaaatgaatttgtTATGTTAACAATAAGAgagtttctaaaatttttatgaataagtAAAATATAATTACCATTATAGCCTTggaatcaaataattatttgtttctttaaaaattttccataaatgtaaaatattacaCTCAATACCAAATTATTACTATTTTCAAAGGTTgaatataatttcaaatattaatttattgactATAAATACTTAAACTAAGAGCACAACGTGTTTACGCTtgaaattataaacattttaaagaaaattaataacacttatttctaaaattatcaataaaatttgataaattataaatactttttatatatagCAAAAATGTTTGAATACTTTTAGTATTTAAAGTAAATACTTTTATGGATAAgtatttaaacaattttacaagataatgaaataaatacttttttaattttttaaaaataatattataaattcttataatttattgaatgtgaaaaataaactcaaaatattataatcaaaATACATTAtcgaaagaaaggaaaaaaaaatactggGTTAACCACAAGGGGGATGATGCCCAAGTATTTTGGCGGGAAAACGTTGGTTGCCCTGCTCTTTTCCCGCCAAACTCTACAGAAGCCGAATCAAAAGCGAAGCCCTTCGCCGgggagagagagcgagagagagagagagaagatctGAAATCTAAAGCGAAGTGAAAAATGGACAGCTACGGAGGCGGGTTCTTCCTGGACGCGAAGGCGGTTCAAGTCGAGGCCATTTTCTTGGACTTCCTCAAGAGGTAATTGCATTGGATCTGAAATTGTGTTCTAAATTCATGCGTATTCGTTCGTTTATAGgtaaaaaatttccaaaactaAGCAAAATTTAGCATTGAATTTGGATTATGCTGCGTTGTGGTGGTTCAGTTTTCGGCTCGATGATCAGAACTCGAAGGAGCCGTTTTACGAAGCAGACATGGAAGCCATGAGACCCAACGAGTCCAACACCATGTTCATCGACTTTTCCCACGTCATCCGCTTCAATGATGTCCTTCAAAGAGCTATCTCCGATGAATACTTCAGGTACATTCGAAAAATGCCCACATTTTATCAATTAATGTGTTTCAAAGTAATAGTACACGTACAGACATGTAATTGTTGACTGGAACGGACTGGTGGGCTTGACTGGAATTGGGATTTGGCTTCTTTTGTAGGTTTGAGCCGTACCTGAAGAATGCTTGTAAGAGATTTGTTATGGAACAGAAGCCCACATTCATCACTGATGATAACCCTAATAAGGACATCAATGTTGCCTTTTATAATCTCCCTTTGTTAAAGAGGTATTTCGACAAGCACCTTATGTGCATGTATAGAACAATTTTGTGAAAATCGTGTTtgctgattaaaaaaaaaatgttggttCGGGTAGATTGAGGGATTTGACTACTGCTGACATTGGGAAGCTGGTATCGGTTAGTGGAGTGGTCACGCGAACTAGTGAAGTTCGGCCTGAGCTTCTTCAGGGAACTTTCAAGTGCTTGGAGTGTGGAGCTGTTGTCAAGAATGTTGAGCAGCAATTCAAGTATACTGAGGTTAGTAGTTTTTCTACTTCATTCTCCGTTCTCTGATTCTGTCAATTTTCCTACTTctaaagttaaatattttaactcaTCTGTCTTTAAAGAACttgttttttttatgtgttcTCCTTGTGGGTGGCAGCCTATAATCTGCATGAGTGCTACTTGCAACAACAGGGCAAAGTGGGCTTTGCTAAGGCAAGATAGTAAATTTGCGGATTGGCAGAGGGTTAGAGTTCAGGAAACCTCTAAAGAAATTCCAGCAGGCTCCCTTCCAAGATCACTTGATGTCATTCTTCGTCATGACATCGTAGAACAGGCCAGGGCTGGTGACACGTGAGACTTCTACTACTATTACGTGATAATTCCAAAGATGAATTTTATCTGGTTCAGTTTCTTCAATACTTACAGCTGCACTTCCATTGCAGGGTCATATTTACAGGCACCGTGGTTGTGATACCTGACATTTTGGCATTGGCCTCTCCAGGAGAGAGAGCTGAATGCCGAAGAGAGGCTTCTCAGCACAAGAATGCTGCTGGGAATGAAGGTGTTAGGGGTCTTCGAGCACTTGGAGTTAGAGACCTCTCATATCGCCTTGCCTTCATTGCTAATTCGGTTCAGGTTTGTGTctgatttcatttcatttgatgTTAATTACATTGATTTACTGATGTTTTCTTTAATGTCTTTTGCTCTGCCATTTAGATCTCTGATGGCAGAAGGGACACTGACATCAGAAACAGGAGGAGAGATGATGAAGAGGAGAACCAGCAGTTCACGGTGGGTTATTTTACATGCTACCTGCACTTTAGTTTTCTAAGTATGCTTTTTCtgaaattaactaattatgcacACTTGAATTCTCATTGTAGAAGCCTTTCTCTATCCATTTGTGTAGAATATTGGCATTCTTGTCAATAATCTTAATTCTGGTTCTGTAAAGCATTTGGGCTATAATGCTGTGAAAGGTGGTATGACAGTAATGATTGATTTTAGATAATACAAATACTTGATATTCTaacaaagagaatgaaaaaggCCTCGTAATCTTATTCTAGAAATGAGCTGAACACAGCTTTAAATACAATGCTCCAAATTGCTCTGCTCCTAACTGTCCAACTATCATAACTGACTACATTAACCGCCTCTAGCTCATATACAACTAACAGTATGCAAAACATTTATTTAACATAACAAGAGTATCTgttactccccctcaagatggaccaTGAATATCAAGAATGGTCATCTTGGACAATAAAGGAAACAGCTGGACAGCTGGTAAAGCCTTAGTAAACACATCAGCCAATTGGTGCGCTCAACAATCTTGTCccaaacaaaatgacaatcaagcTCTATATGTTCGGTGCGTTCATGAAATACTGGATTGGTGGCAATGTGAACTGCTGCTTGGTTATCACAGAAAAGCAGAGCAAGAGCTGAGGGAGAGACTCGAAAATCCATTAGGAGCGGATTAAGCCATGTAATCTCACTGGCAGTGGAAGCTAGAGCTCAATACTCAGCTTTAACTGATGAGCGGGATACGGTGCTCTGCTTCTTAGATCTCCATGAGACTAGGGACTcaccaagaaaaacacaaaattcagTAACAAACCCCTAAGAATCTAAACACGAACCTCAGTCAGCATCAGAAAATGCACGAAACTGCAAAGACGATGATGCTGAGAAGAACAACCCTTGATTAGAAGCAGCCTTACGATACCGTAAGAGATGATGTGCAGCATCAAGATGAGGTCTTCTAGGTTGAGATACAAACTGACTAAGCTTATGAACAGTGAAAGTAATATCTGGCCGAAAAATGGTTAAGTAAAGTAACCGGCCAATAAGCCTTCGATATATAGAATCATCCTCAAGCAAGTCACCCTCAGAAGAACTCAACTTGAGATTAGGTAGCATAGGTAAGGAAGCAGGCTTACTAGCTAGAAAACTTGTATCTTCAAGGAGTTATAAAGTGTAGTGCTGTTGAGAAAACAAAATACCTTTGGCTGATTGAGCAATCTCTAAATCaagaaaatacctcaaataGCCAAGATCCTTGAGCTTGAACTGACTATGAAGGTAAGACTTGAGAGAATCTATGACTGTAATATCATAACTTGTGatgataatatcatccacataaatgAGAAGAGTCACAAAAGAGAAACCATTACCCTTGGTAAATAGAGAATAGTCAGATTTTGATTGTTGGAAACCATACTGAATAAGGGCATGAAAGAACTTAGAAAACCACTACCGGGAGGCCTGTTTTAGACTATAGATGGATTTATGTAATCTACATACCAATTTCTCCTCCTGAGAAGGAGCAAGAACGTGAGGCTGATAACTAAGAGGGAGATCCATGTAAATTTCCTCAAAAAGGTCACCATTGAGGAAGGCATTGTTGACATCAAGCTGAACAAGAGTCCATATGTGCATAGCAGCAAGAGCAAGTAAAACTTTGACAGTAACTAACTTGGCAACTGGGAAAACGTGTCAATGAAATCCAACCATTCTTGTTGAGTGTATCCTTTAGCCACTAAATGAGCTTTGTGCCTCTCTATAGAACTATTAGACTTATACTTAATCTTGTAAATCCATTTACAACCAATGACATGTTTGTTATGAGGAAGAATAGTAAAAGACCAAGTATTATTAAGATACATAGCATCTAATTCAACAGTCATAACATCCCTCCAGTGAGCATATTGCATAGCTTGGTGATAATATTGTGGTTCAAAATTGGAAGAGACATTAAGAAGGAAAAAACTATGGGTAGGAGAAAGCTTAGAGTAAGAAACATAATGGTGCAAAGGGTATGAGGACTTGGTTGAAGGAGGATGTCTATGGGCTAACAAGTTACAATGAAAATCTTGAAGATATGTAGGAGGTCTAATGGTTCTAGAAGACCAGCAAACAGGGATGATGGAAACAAGATCAGCTTCAACCGGGCAGGGATTAGAGAGGATAGGGGGTGTCCTCAGCCAAGGCTTGAGAGGCAGCACGTACATGGAAAGGAAATATATGCTCATGAAACACAACATCACAAGATATAGAAACAGCCTTGGTGGTTAGATCATACAACTTGTAACCTTTTACACCTGGAGGATAGCCAATGAAAATACAGGCTGTAGCTCTAGGATGAAACTTTGTTCTGTGAGAAGGTAAGGTAGAGGCAAAACAAAGGCTACCAAAGACTCTGAAAGAAGTGTAGTCCACAGGAGATTAATATAGCAATTGATAAGGGGATTTGTAATGTATAATTGGAGCAGGAGTCCTATTAATCAAGAAGGTAGCAGTAATATTCAGTAAACTGCAATTCAGGAGCATTGTCTGATCTAAAACTCTTAATCATTTTGTTGAATTGAGTTtcaaatagagagaaaaacTTGGGAATGATGGTTCTAGCCTCAGATTTATGCCTCATGAGAAAAGCCTAAGTAAACCTCGTGCAGTCATCAACCAAAGTAAGAAAGTATCTATGATCGGCGTAAGTTGGCATATGATATGGACCCCAAGTATCACAATGAATAAGATCAAAAGCACATTGGGACAAATGATTATTTGAAACAAACGATAGCCTTCTCTGTTTAGCTAAAGGGCATACTGAGCAAGGAACACTGTCAATGTTTTTGTATTGCAACTGATCTTTTAGTTTGTCCATCTACTTAAAAGAAAGATGACCTAGCTTGCTATGCCAGGTAGTTTTGCTAACAACATGAGCTATTGTAGCATTAGAAGTACATGCCCTATCTACCATCTGATTATTAGATACAATAGATTCAACATCAAAGACATACAGACCTTCAAGTAGGTCacccttgccaatcatcttcaagTTGTGTGCATCCTGAATAATATAGGTATGAGAAAAGAAACTGAGACAAATGGTATTTTTCTCAGCTAATGCACTCATAGAAATCAAGTTAAATTTGAACTGAGGCACATATAGAACATTCTCAAGCACTATATGAGGAGTAAGTTTCACATTTCCAATAGAATTCACTGAAATCCAAGTATGATCAAGAAGTGTAATATAAGCATTTTGAATAGGCCTCAACTGATCAAATGAGGAATGGTTAAAACAGATATGACTTGTGGCTCTTGAATCCACTATCCAATACCTAGGACAACTGAGCACTGGACAGACAGGAAAAACAGGTACCTGATGCCTAATCAGGAGAAGCATCAAGTTTTGCACTTGTCTTAACAACAGTAAGATGTGAGCTTAACATGTTCAACAACTGCTGATACTGCACTGGGTTCAGGGACTGCATAAAGCCTCCAATCTCCTGATTCTGGGATTGACTATTATTAGAATAAGACACCCGACTAACAACAGTAGATTTCACTTGATTAGAGTTCATTTGGCTAGGGTTATTTCGCTGTTTAGGCTTGTATCCTGGAGGATAGCCATGCAGTTTGTAACACTTATCTATAGTGTGTCCATTGTACCCACAATGAGTGCATATAGGTCGTTCTTTCTTCTGAAATCTACCATGATTAAGTTTACTCACATCATGCTTAACGgagaatataacaaaattagaacCACCAGTAGAATTAAGAACATTCCTCTGATTTTCTTCTTGAGTAATGAGTGCAAAGACTTTGTTAATTAGAGGTATTGGATCCATAAGGAGTAATTGACCTCTAACTTGCGCATAGGAATCGTGTAATCCTATAGTTACTAATTTCTTCCCAAATGATTTCACACGCGCAGAGATCTCCTTAGACACAGAATTCAAGATCCAAGAAATAACAATATTGTTGTTTCTGATCCAAGCGTTAAGAAGAGGACCATCACTTGAAGGTCGAGGAATGGATCCATTGACAAGCCCTAGCTTATTCTTTATCGACAACGCGATCATCATTGCGTGGCTCCACGAAGCATAATTGTCTCCTGTTAGCGGTTGAGAAACCAGGAGAAGGCCAGGGTTGTCGAAATGATGTAGAAAGTAAGGACTTGATCCATCGTCAATGGCGGACTTGCTCATTGACGAGGAAGATAAGTCTGGAATCATTGTCGCCATAGGACAAATATGGACGAACAAAAGGTTTGAAAGAATCGCAAATATGCAGACTTCGAACAAAGAAGACTGCAGGGGCCGTCGAGGCCGCTGGAGAAGAATCGGGAGAATACGACGGCGAGAGTCGGCAAAGAGGAAGCGAGctagtgctctgataccatattgaaacaaagagaatgaaaaatgcCTCATAATCTTATTCCAGAAATGAGCTGAACACAGCTTTAAATACAATGCTCCAAATTGCTCTGCTCCTAACTGTCCAACTATCATAACTGACTACATTATCCTAGTCTAACTCATATACAACTAACAGGACGCATAACAAGTATTTAACATAACAAGAGTATATGTTACTTGATATCATGCTTACATTCCAACCagtactcattttaataaacctGTCAAGTCACTACCTAAGAAGAGGGGTGCTCATGACCAAATATGTGGTGAAGCAGTTGGCTGGAAAGTGGAGGTTCACATAGTTCAACGACAAACTCAACGGTTCTCTTTTATTGTTTGAGAGTACTCATATCTCTTTTGATAGATTTGGTATCATGTTGCATCTATATGGGGGCTATTTAGTTGTGGAAATTGTGCTTGTCCAAATGTTAGTACAGAAAAAGTAGCTTTCAATCTAAAAAATTGGAACACGTGatcaaaaaatagttttttcttCTGTGTAATTTATGTCAGAAGGAGATAGAGATGATATGGGGAAATTTTTTTGAAGAAGCgtaattttgtatttgaagtTTTGAACAgcttttctaattttcaattttttgtggaGTGGTTTTCCAGAAAATTTGGTTTTTTTCCCACAACTGAACAGCCCTTAATTCTTCCTGGAGCTTCTGCTTCATTGTAGTCAGATTATGGATTTCTCCATTCCATATGCAGTTTTGGCTTCGCTGTCATATTAGTTCTTTGCATGCATCTACCCGGAGAACACCAACAGCATCAATATTATCTGCCCAACTGTTTTGCAGGCAGAAGAGCTAGATGACGTCCAAACAATGCGGAATACTCCTGACTTCTTCAATAAGCTTGTTGACAGTATTGCTCCAACTATTTTTGGACACCAAGATATCAAACGAGCAATCCTGCTTATGCTTGTGGGTGGTCTTCACAAGATCACTCATGAAGGCATCAACTTGAGAGGAGACATCAATGTCTGTATTGTTGGAGATCCCAGTTGTGCAAAGTCTCAATTTCTCAAGTATGTctacccttttttatttttgcttccttttcttctggttttcttttgttattttgatcttGAAACTTATTAATGCTGTTCTCTCTGTCTAAAGGTATACTTCAGGTCTAGTTCCACGCTCTGTCTACACATCTGGAAAGTCCTCCTCTGCTGCTGGATTGACTGCAACAGTAGCAAAAGAACCAGAAACTGGGGAATTTTGTATTGAGGTTGCATTACATTTctgtttctctattttttggtgttgaattgttataaattacGTGTTGCATTACTACTTGGCCGCATGCATTGCACTCACTGAGCTGGGAATAGGTGATGAAGAAATGCTATGGTCATAGAGCAACAAAAAATTAGGATATCTCCGCCTATGAGTTAAGATATGACTTAAGCTGCATGTCCTCTTTGTATAGAACTACACCTGCAACCAAATACTAAGAACAACATAACCATGTTCTTCCGGTTAACAAAAGAACCAGAAGaggtctttttttctttttctaaccaggaactaaaagaaattgaaagccCCTTGACTCCAGCTTTATTCTATCATGTCTTCTTTTCCCCAGTTGACTCCAGCATCATAGTTTGTCTCTTTTTTCCCATATCCTTGATGCTAATAAAATCTCTAGCATTGTGTTCCACTTCAAAACTTTTCTCGAGAGTGCGGAATAGAGCGAAATCAAGAGTTTCAAAAGTATGCCCCTTCTTGGTGCTGATTATAAATTCAGTCCATAACCAGAGTCCTGTTGGTAGCAATGCATAACCGTTGCTGTATCATGAGTTTGTGACTGTTGATATAGTTGGAATGCTGTGGCAGCCTTGTTAATTGGGATTGTGGCCAACACCCTAAGCAACCTTGGCCTGAACTTTTATCTCCAACCTTGGTAGATGATATGCTTTAACCATGCTAATAATGTATATCAAAACTCTCATGAATATTCTGCCAAAAATTTTATATGCTATAAAAAAGCTATGCCTATCAGAAAGCTGTTAAGGTGTGAAAATCCAGAATTGCATGCATAAGGTAATTTTGAGTAGGTGCAGATGTAATGAGTCTCTTTGGCTCGTGTAGATGTGATCAATGAGAACCGCAAAAGGCTAATTGACTATTAATACAGCTTATCATGTCGATGTTGTCACACTCTTCTGCTTCAATTTCCAGGCATTGCTATTTCCAGcttcaaattgattttgaagTTCCTGTCTTTGCTATTTTTGTTGTTCAAAGGCAACTAAGTATAGAACATTTTGGAGATGATCATTAGTTACTGACAGAGTAACTATGTTTCAAATACTTAAAGCTAGTTTATAGACTCATTCAAATTTGATATAAACATCAATTAATGTTTCTAGAATTTCATATTTAGTGAACTAACAGAGTAATACCTTTCAAGgtcacattttttttaatgcagTCAgataaactttttcttttttcaaaagcTACATTTTCATCCCAACTTTCCAATACTTTTGCTCATCTGGATGACTTCTTTTTGGTTTATGCCTGGAAGTGTGAAGTAGTTTGATTGCTCTAGATGAGGTAAGAACTCATCTGGCTTAAAATCATAGTGCTAATAAATACATGAGTATCTCTAATAGAAATCAAACTGTAAACATTGTCATGGTTTGGTTGGAAACGAGAGATCATCAAACATGTGAAGTACATCATCATATACCTGACCTCAAACCCCCCAAAAAGGTGAATGCCATGTACAGATGCTCCTAtcacgtgagaaaagaatcAAAGAGCATCAACTGAAGACGCCAATGGCAAGCCTCTGGACAAATCCACTCTAAT is from Diospyros lotus cultivar Yz01 chromosome 2, ASM1463336v1, whole genome shotgun sequence and encodes:
- the LOC127795986 gene encoding DNA replication licensing factor MCM6 isoform X1, with amino-acid sequence MDSYGGGFFLDAKAVQVEAIFLDFLKSFRLDDQNSKEPFYEADMEAMRPNESNTMFIDFSHVIRFNDVLQRAISDEYFRFEPYLKNACKRFVMEQKPTFITDDNPNKDINVAFYNLPLLKRLRDLTTADIGKLVSVSGVVTRTSEVRPELLQGTFKCLECGAVVKNVEQQFKYTEPIICMSATCNNRAKWALLRQDSKFADWQRVRVQETSKEIPAGSLPRSLDVILRHDIVEQARAGDTVIFTGTVVVIPDILALASPGERAECRREASQHKNAAGNEGVRGLRALGVRDLSYRLAFIANSVQISDGRRDTDIRNRRRDDEEENQQFTAEELDDVQTMRNTPDFFNKLVDSIAPTIFGHQDIKRAILLMLVGGLHKITHEGINLRGDINVCIVGDPSCAKSQFLKYTSGLVPRSVYTSGKSSSAAGLTATVAKEPETGEFCIEAGALMLADNGICCIDEFDKMDIRDQVAIHEAMEQQTISITKAGIQATLNARTSILAAANPTGGRYDKSKPLKYNVALPPAILSRFDLVYVMIDDPDDQTDYHIAHHIVRVHQKREDAIAPAFTTAQLKRYIAYTKSLKPKLTLEARKLLVDSYVTLRRGDTTPGSRVAYRMTVRQLEALIRLSEAVARIYMDVEVHPRHVRIAVRLLKTSVISVESSEIDLSEFQEENQDDVDGGDGRDNGFGQDETHPSDAAPNPASENVGETARPANQQGKKLVISDEYFQRVTQALVMRLRRHEETVNREGTGLAGMRQRDLIQWYVSQQNEKNNYSSLEEAATEVSKVKAIIESLIRREGHLIVLDDGSQAAADGESGRQPSSSRNDRILAVAPNYVVD
- the LOC127795986 gene encoding DNA replication licensing factor MCM6 isoform X2 — encoded protein: MDSYGGGFFLDAKAVQVEAIFLDFLKSFRLDDQNSKEPFYEADMEAMRPNESNTMFIDFSHVIRFNDVLQRAISDEYFRFEPYLKNACKRFVMEQKPTFITDDNPNKDINVAFYNLPLLKRLRDLTTADIGKLVSVSGVVTRTSEVRPELLQGTFKCLECGAVVKNVEQQFKYTEPIICMSATCNNRAKWALLRQDSKFADWQRVRVQETSKEIPAGSLPRSLDVILRHDIVEQARAGDTVIFTGTVVVIPDILALASPGERAECRREASQHKNAAGNEGVRGLRALGVRDLSYRLAFIANSVQISDGRRDTDIRNRRRDDEEENQQFTAEELDDVQTMRNTPDFFNKLVDSIAPTIFGHQDIKRAILLMLVGGLHKITHEGINLRGDINVCIVGDPSCAKSQFLKYTSGLVPRSVYTSGKSSSAAGLTATVAKEPETGEFCIEAGALMLADNGICCIDEFDKMDIRDQVAIHEAMEQQTISITKAGIQATLNARTSILAAANPTGGRYDKSKPLKYNVALPPAILSRFDLVYVMIDDPDDQTDYHIAHHIVRVHQKREDAIAPAFTTAQLKRYIAYTKSLKPKLTLEARKLLVDSYVTLRRGDTTPGSRVAYRMTVRQLEALIRLSEAVARIYMDVEVHPRHVRIAVRLLKTSVISVESSEIDLSEFQEENQDDVDGGDGRDNGFGQDETHPSDAAPNPASENVGARPANQQGKKLVISDEYFQRVTQALVMRLRRHEETVNREGTGLAGMRQRDLIQWYVSQQNEKNNYSSLEEAATEVSKVKAIIESLIRREGHLIVLDDGSQAAADGESGRQPSSSRNDRILAVAPNYVVD